In one window of Gopherus evgoodei ecotype Sinaloan lineage chromosome 9, rGopEvg1_v1.p, whole genome shotgun sequence DNA:
- the PLP1 gene encoding myelin proteolipid protein isoform X2, translating to MGWLECCARCLIGAPFASLVATGLCFFGVALFCGCGHEALTGTERLIETYFSKNYQDYEYLIDVIHAFQYVIYGTASFFFLYGALLLAEGFYTTGAVRQIFGDYKTTICGKGLSATFVGITYALTVVWLLVFACSAVPVYIYFNTWTTCQSIAFPTKTSASIGTLCADARMYGVPSMECFHGKVCGSNLCPSVRP from the exons ATGG GTTGGTTAGAGTGCTGCGCAAGATGTCTGATAGGGGCACCTTTTGCTTCGCTGGTTGCCACTGGCTTGTGTTTCTTTGGGGTAGCACTGTTTTGTGGCTGTGGGCACGAAGCACTCACTGGCACCGAGCGGCTAATTGAGACCTACTTCTCCAAAAACTACCAGGATTATGAGTATCTTATTGACGT GATCCACGCGTTCCAATATGTCATCTATGGAACGgcttctttcttcttcctctaTGGAGCCCTCCTTCTGGCTGAGGGCTTCTACACCACTGGTGCCGTCAGGCAGATCTTTGGCGACTACAAGACCACCATCTGCGGCAAGGGCCTCAGCGCTACG TTTGTGGGCATCACCTATGCCCTGACCGTCGTCTGGCTCCTGGTGTTTGCCTGCTCTGCTGTGCCCGTCTACATTTACTTCAACACCTGGACAACATGCCAGTCCATTGCCTTCCCCACCAAGACCTCTGCCAGTATAGGCACGCTGTGTGCTGATGCCAGGATGTATG GTGTCCCTTCCATGGAATGCTTTCACGGAAAGGTGTGCGGCTCAAACCTTTGTCCATCTGTAAGACCCTGA
- the PLP1 gene encoding myelin proteolipid protein isoform X1 codes for MGWLECCARCLIGAPFASLVATGLCFFGVALFCGCGHEALTGTERLIETYFSKNYQDYEYLIDVIHAFQYVIYGTASFFFLYGALLLAEGFYTTGAVRQIFGDYKTTICGKGLSATVTGGQKGRGSRGHHQAHSLERVCQCLGKWLGHPDKFVGITYALTVVWLLVFACSAVPVYIYFNTWTTCQSIAFPTKTSASIGTLCADARMYGVPSMECFHGKVCGSNLCPSVRP; via the exons ATGG GTTGGTTAGAGTGCTGCGCAAGATGTCTGATAGGGGCACCTTTTGCTTCGCTGGTTGCCACTGGCTTGTGTTTCTTTGGGGTAGCACTGTTTTGTGGCTGTGGGCACGAAGCACTCACTGGCACCGAGCGGCTAATTGAGACCTACTTCTCCAAAAACTACCAGGATTATGAGTATCTTATTGACGT GATCCACGCGTTCCAATATGTCATCTATGGAACGgcttctttcttcttcctctaTGGAGCCCTCCTTCTGGCTGAGGGCTTCTACACCACTGGTGCCGTCAGGCAGATCTTTGGCGACTACAAGACCACCATCTGCGGCAAGGGCCTCAGCGCTACGGTAACAGGGGGCCAGAAGGGGAGGGGTTCCAGAGGCCACCATCAAGCTCACTCTTTGGAGCGGGTGTGTCAGTGTTTGGGAAAATGGCTAGGACATCCCGACAAG TTTGTGGGCATCACCTATGCCCTGACCGTCGTCTGGCTCCTGGTGTTTGCCTGCTCTGCTGTGCCCGTCTACATTTACTTCAACACCTGGACAACATGCCAGTCCATTGCCTTCCCCACCAAGACCTCTGCCAGTATAGGCACGCTGTGTGCTGATGCCAGGATGTATG GTGTCCCTTCCATGGAATGCTTTCACGGAAAGGTGTGCGGCTCAAACCTTTGTCCATCTGTAAGACCCTGA